The Solanum dulcamara chromosome 6, daSolDulc1.2, whole genome shotgun sequence genome contains the following window.
GGTGGAATTCGAACCTGGGTAACTGTCCACAAATTACACACCCTTGGGCCAAATGGTAATGTTAAAAACCTTTCCAGTTGCATTAGTAAGATTAATTTGGACgagttttgttattttttttaaagagaaaattatcTTCACCATTGGTGGTGAGAGTTTAGGCTAGATTTCAACAGTGTTATGTTTCTAGGGGTCATGGTGGATTCTGGTCGATAATTTTTCTGTGTTAAAAACCTTTCTTGTTGCAACTTTGTAATTGGATTATTACTTCATGCATTCTCTCTTCTTGTTCTGCTAGGCCGAATTGGGGCACCACTTGGGATGGAAATGACTCAACCCACATGTATCATTTGATGAAAGTGCCCTGGCCAAATTCCAAAGCACCAGTTGATGATAGTTATAATTTTTCTAATGAAGAGGACTGTTTAGTGGCAAAACTAGCTCGCGATAAAAATCAGCCATACACTCATTTCTGATGAAGATATCGTTGTTGTGGATAGCGTAGCGTGTAAAAGGATTAACATATGTATgattataaaaatattgttcattaagggtaaaaaaagaaaaaaataagttatGTTATTTTCAAATTGACTTAATCGAAATGAATGGAGTAAAAAAGTAGGGCCCTTCATATTGTAGTAGCATTAAAAATTGTCAAAGGTGGTGTGCAACTTTGAATAGTCACTCGTGAGTTGTGACGTGGATGACCGGCTTATTGTGATGCTGCATGGTACAGCTACAGATGAATTATCACAACAGCTCTTTTATGACAATTGTATACTTGAACAGTAAATACCTTATATCAATGCTATGCACTCATAACCGCTTTCAATATTTTACCACGAACATTAACATGTAAATAGATTTCGTAAGAACTCAAACTACATGCTCAAACTTCAAAAAGGGATTCAATTCAAACTTGGATTGGATTTGGATCGCAATTTAGTTGAAtgtgaaaatgaaaaataaactgAAGTTTCTATCATTCAATTCGAAACGCCCACCCTACAGTCAAGTAATAAAGATATTCTTTCCCTAGAATATgtcaaataagaaaaaagagagGTGCAAAATTGTATGTGTAATTTTAAAGAAGTTGCATTtgaaggaaaaataaataaattaatggcCAAACTATGGtgaaatttcatatttggaAACTTGAGGCCAAATGTTAAGCTTAAGTTaatgtatgtgatattttagAGGCTTGCCTTTCACTTTGCTGTCCCACCAATCGTACTAAAATAGCATATGGCGCAAAAATAACAAACAGCTAAACTATCATCCATGACAATGGTATTAAATTCCGTTCGCGGTCATTTCTTCAAACATCTTTCCTGCACTACCGGTACCATAATCACAGGCCGTTTCTTCACCGGCCGCCCCGTTCGCCGTCTAATTCCGTTCATTCATTACTCTAAATCATCTACTGCGCTGTCCCGAGAAAGATACCAGCATTCGAAGCACATTCAGACCGCCGCCAAATTTTCCACGTTATCATCTGCTTCATCGGAGACTCCGGCTTGTGATTCATTCACTTCTCCGTACCTCTCTGTTCGCATTTGCTGTCAAAAGGATGTTGCCGTAAGCGAATATGATCAGTTTACTGTTTTCACTTGCTAGTGAACAATTTTGTTTGAGATAAATTGTTATATAGGCTATAGTTCATATGCGGTTGATGTTGACAAGGCTATTACTTTCAGTCTTTGATGCCATTACTTTATTATAAGTTCATACGAAAATGCTGAATTTCGTGCATCTGCAGAGTGCCAAAAATTACTACACTAGTTACTCCTTTATGGAATAGGTGCAAACTCGGTATAGTACATTTTTGCAGAACTTTTAAATCATGCGTAGTTTGAGTCGAAGACTGTGAATGCATTTGCTGTGCGAAAACGTTTCCGTATTAGAGACTCAAGCTGCCATGTAATCTCCTGTTGTATTATGTCAATTTAGAGCTCTATTAGTTCGTGCTCAATCCCTAAATGGACAGTGACTGtgtaatcaaaatgagcttgaACTTCTATTTCTGTTTTACTATCAGGATATGCTCTCAGAGGCTCTTTTATGTTTTGGAGCCAGTTCAACGACTGTGGATGAAGAAGAAAACAGTGAGAGAAGTGATGAGGTAGAGTCTCCATTATTCTATTCATTAATGATGTTTTCTAGGTAGGATGAATCAAATAGGGGTTTTGATGTTTCTGTGTCTGTTTCTGTGTGCCTGCATTTAACTTCTCTTTACAACTGAGTATACATAGTGGTTCTTTGTTATGCATCTTGTCGGATAACTAGTAGCATAACTTGCTTTTCGGGGTAATTTCAATTTGAGGTGTCCAGAGCTGTTCAACTTTGAGTCGCATGAGGTGGAGTTTATCATCATGTGACTTCAGTTAGCATCAGTAGTTACTCCCTAAATATGTTTGATTGATTTCTCTCAAActtttcatttgtatttatTAACTTTTCCCGTTCTCCTACCGTGCAGATAATCATTACTTCCATCTTTTCTGTATGCAAAGATGTGAAAGATTGCATTTCGCTTGCTGCTGATTCTGTAGGGTTGCAAAATATACCTAGTTTTGAAGTTGAGATGCATGACCACACTGATTGGATAAAAGCTACACAGGTCAACATTCTTTCCCTTGCTATTAACTATTGAGTAGtgtagtaaaatattatattgatCTTCCACCTGCATATTTATGCCTAGCAAAGTATATGCACTGATAATATTAGTTTTAAAAGGGCCTCAAAATCTTCTTTTGCCTCTAAGACTAATAGCAACCAGCAAGATTATGATCAGTTACCAACTTTTAGGGTCTTTTTGGGCATGCAATCAAGTTGCAGTCCATAGTCCATAATTGCAAATTTCAAATGCACTACTTGCCAAATCTTCTCTTTCTATTAATCAATATTAAAAATGAACATGAAACTGGACGCTGTTTGTGTCTTGTATATCATGTCCATTTCTTGTTAAAAAGCATGAAATGACAATGAGTTGCCTTGAAAAAGTAAGGTTATACCATTCTGAATGGGAATGCCTTGACCATTATTTCCCGTGTCTTGTTTActtaattatgaattttttatgTCATTTTGAAAATGTGAAAACACCATGCATGGACTCATAAGTTGGAATTTGGATAATAATGATTATCCTCTTAAAAGGTCCCTTTAGATCATCTTTGACATTTATCCAGTAGCTTATTAACCTGGCCAATCTCCTGACCTTTGCATATTTTAGTAGGTTACGTTAATGATAAGGGATCTAGACGAGTTGGTTCTTTACCAATCCATTGGAAGCTTGCATGCGAATGTGATGAATTGATGTTAAAGATGCCGGTGGATTCCTGTATCTCTTAATTTCAACTGCTTGTTTGGAAGCTAATTGAGCTTTTGACATCATTCTGTTACCAAGTCATGGTGTCTATATGTTGCACGTGTTATCATCTTGGTGACTGGTTTAACCAGCTGAGTTGTTTTAGATCTTTCAATCATTGTCAATTAATTGCAGGAACTGTTTTGTCCAGTGGAAGTTTCTGATGGACTCTGGGTGGTGCCTGAATGGACAACTCCTCCAGTATGATTatacctctctctctctcttttattaTCGCATGATTCAACTGGTTCTACACTCAGGACACAGTTCAAAGCATTATGTTAATATTCAATcaactttcatattattgtCTCATGATTCTGCgat
Protein-coding sequences here:
- the LOC129892013 gene encoding uncharacterized protein LOC129892013 translates to MTMVLNSVRGHFFKHLSCTTGTIITGRFFTGRPVRRLIPFIHYSKSSTALSRERYQHSKHIQTAAKFSTLSSASSETPACDSFTSPYLSVRICCQKDVADMLSEALLCFGASSTTVDEEENSERSDEIIITSIFSVCKDVKDCISLAADSVGLQNIPSFEVEMHDHTDWIKATQELFCPVEVSDGLWVVPEWTTPPDLQATNIILNPGLAFGTGEHPTTKLCLLLLRDLIRGGELFLDYGTGSGVLAIAALKFGAAFSVGFDIDPQAITSAQYNATLNNIGHENLLLNLVPGKGILPSAEFSSSMDIGQTAYDADVLNKRGKYDIVVANILLNPLLELADHIVSYAKPGATVALSGIISEQIPRILERYSQYLKNITVSKMDDWACISGLKK